In the Ornithodoros turicata isolate Travis chromosome 5, ASM3712646v1, whole genome shotgun sequence genome, GTACGTAGAGTTGAAAATTATTGTATTCAATATCGCAAAAACCATAAAATGATGACTAAACGTGCAAATTGAACAGACACATCACACGCTGAAATGTGGGATGTAAAATGTTTGCAGAGCGAAAGAGGCATAATCTGCTACCAAACCCATTCTATTAAAGAAAACGTTTCAGCGACGTAATCTTTCAGCGATGTTGCGCAAACGTTGATGGCACTGtgtttagcatactggaagtttttccacccgaatttgcatgaattgaaagcacacgtttatttacccgatttctaccccccaaatttagaaaaaaatatttcccgaaaacttcaggctgtaTTTGTGGGTCTCAGCACAACCATCTTGTTTTCCCCTTAGCCATGCAGTAATCAAGAGACCTGGAAGCAATTTTGCGGTGTGTTACTTGAGGGTTTTTTCCTGGCTGTGCCGTCCTTAACAGCACTCAACCACGTGTCACATGCCGGACGATATAGAAGGAGTGAACATCATTAAATAATGTGTCCTAAGATAGCTCAACTTGAGTGACAGCTTTATGTGTATGCGTCCTTTGCTCACTGAATTATGAAACTCTGTCGACTCGTGTCTTTCTGCAGTTGGACCAACTTTCAGTTGATCCAGGAGTTGACAGCAATCTGGGAGCAGACCTTTCGGACTTCAGTCGGGAACGTCAGAAGCTTGAACGAAAGATCAGGGACCTCCAGGAGCAGAAGATGCAAGTTGACAACCTGCTTGCGGAACTTACAGTTCTACAAGCTGTACCACAATCTCCCCGTATGTTTCAAatcttgctttttctttttattctctTTCTGCGAGTTTTCTAGTTTCTGtaacaatacaatacaaagtaaaaagcaaTGCCAAAGTCCTATTAACTGTGATTACATTGAGGGAAggtaaaacgggtaggaacacttcattacaattaacatgaacaagactttcgtgcagagctgATTAAGTGCAAGGCtttgcacgaaagtcttgttcatgttaattgtaataaagtgttcctacccgttttaccTTCCTTTCGTCTCTGTACTTCAGCTGCGCTGGcattcattttccttttttaatGTTTGTTCAGGAAATGCTTGTGGAGACTTAGTACAATCAGATGCAGTGTCTTCTGGTGAAGGCGCCGTGCGTGGGCTATCCGTCAACAAGAATGCTCTAAAACATACCTCGGATGAGAAAAGGTCTGAATGAGTGGATTTATACCGTAGAGCTTGCTTCAACGTTTGGAATGACACTTACAAATGCTTTTTCCGTCAACCATCTGTTCCAGGAGGCTTCAAGACATGAAGAAGTCTCTGCAGCAACTAAGCCGCTCTGTGCAGAAATTCGACCAAAATGCTTCCTTAGATTCAGCGTTTTCCAGCACAGATGTGTCATCTGTCTCCCAGTATGTGGTGCAAGTCTGGTTGCTTTGGAACCTGACTTTCTGACTGGCACTTAGAATGAGATAGAATAAATGCttgttaataaaaaaaaataaatttataATAAAATGAAATTTGTGCAGGCCAGTGGCCCCGCAACCGCAACAGCTCCCGCTGAAGCCGAAGCGATCAAAGTCTCCGGCGTTGCAGTCGCTTTCTTGCAAAAAGGACAACCTGTGGGGTGACTTCCCTGCACGTCGACATTATGAAGCCGAAGGCAGAGCCAACGAGGATGCGGATGCGGCGCTTGCGCAGCAAGGTGTCGCTTCTGCTGCAGTAATGCCAGCCCCTCTGCAGGCACCCGTGATGGCCAGCAATGGACCCATGCAAGACGGTAGTGAGGCCCTTGCTGAAAAAGTGAGGCAGCTGCAGGCTACCAGGAACCGGTTGCAGTACCTGCAGGATTTAGTGTCTTCACTACAAGATGAAGAAGTTGTGCCAGATCTAATGCCTCAGACTCGAGGGTCCTCTGAAGAACGGAATAGTGACAACGAGCCCACGCACCAGTAAGTGCATAAAACGATAAGATGAGGCTTTGGTCATATGGCCTCACTGGAATCAGCGATCTTACAGGGGAAGAGGAGTGCTGGCGAGGGCAAATACAGACGGGAAGAGGACGAGGCAAGCGCTAACTTTGAACTAGTATATTTGGGAAAACCAAGCCGAGAGCTTAGAttcctgcgcatgcgcagagtgTTTTCAGGCAAGGACGTATCTCAGATAAAACAGAGATAGAACACGCTCATGTTTACAACATGCTATCGAGGTATTTGATATCACTGTCAAACTGCCTGATGATGCCCGGCGCATGCGCAGGGATCTAAGCTCtgtactacaggttttcccgacgattttaatccaagtgccagctaaattaatccatgccccataaagtttgcatggcacgtggattaatttagctggcacttggattaaaatcgccgggaaaacctgtagttgaaAGTTAGCGATTTTCTCGTCCTCTTCCTGTCTGTATCTGTCCTCGCCCGCGctcagggactgaaaccggaatGGAACTGAAAACCACTTGGGGAACCCAAATTTTTTTCAAGAACTGTATCTAGAACATAACCGCAATTCACCGTCGGCAATTAACCGAAACCGTAACCTGAACCAAAAAATGTGACTTCGTTTACCGGTTCATATGAATCGGTTCAAGCGTGAACGCAAACGACTTTGGATGCAATATTTGCAtcgctttacaactctgattagtgCTGTATGGTACGTGCTTCCGTTAAAGTAGATCTCGTcatgtgtttttcattcagaagttgtgTAGACAACATACCATCTCATGCTCTTGGACCCATAATCCGATGACATAAGCATCGTATGACATGTATTGCGTACGTCCCTTATGAGTTATGACCTGTATTATTGTGGTCATTTAAGATACCAGGCGTTGCACTTTGTTTGTTTCCACATCTGTTTGCTTAACTGCTAAACGCACACAGTTTTTCTTGCCTTGTAGCTTGTTACAGCATTAGCGAAACGAACGTACATGAGATAGTAGGCAACCAATTATTTTACGGGGAATGTTGCAAACGGCAAAAGTGGGTCGAAGAAAGAGTTCACTTCGACCTGGCAGATGGCACTGCACCCACCCTTTCAGATAACGTGCCTGAATACTATGCactatgcagagggagctagtattgaggcaccctactTTGAGGCACAACAGATAAATGTGTTCATTTTTACCCGTCTGCACTTTGTAACTCACTTTGCGGATACATCCcagagaaaactgaaaaaaataccggttcaactgtttggttaccggtaaccgcaaatattaaaacggcgaatcccgtcactgaaccgaaccaatattcgtttcggtttcagtccctgcctGCACTCCTCTTCACCTGTGAGAAAAATgaaccaactagcccaacaaagTGTGCTATTGGGAATCAAAGATGTTTACCATATCCACTAATTCTTATGCCAGGGGTTCTCCAACATTTCTGGACTCAAGGAACCCCCGTACACTGTCTGGCATAGCAAGGCAAATAATACCAGTAATTGGCTTTCTACACAAGTATAAGTCTGCAATATTTATACAGAAGGTGTGGATGATGGCCGACATCTTCTTTGATTGGGTTGGCTGGATTCGTGTTGACAAGGTTTGCAGTTGGGTTCGGTTCAACATCGCTAACTGTGTTGATAGATAGAGTTGTGGCTGAATAAGCGAATGCAAGCGCATATAATAGATTATTTTCCGCCCTGAGATGTTTTGATGCTTGCCTGTAGATCAGTATTTTGGAATATGATGACATGAATATGAACAACATATGAattggacaactgacattcttcCCCCATCTTTGCTgtgaagagttgatccaacgcacgctttccgcatgccacgaaacacttctcgtcaagatgcattaattcatcgaatgcgactcgatgtagcttttacagctcagtgtcactGAGCGATGTATTCTTCCTATTGTTGACAAACTATTTTTTATTCAGCGATGTACTTCAAAAGCAGCGAGAGCTTCTGCAGCTGCAAGAACATCAGAGAAGTCAGATGTTGCTACGGCAACAGCTTGCAGCCAGTAATCGTCCGACAACGACCAAAAATCAGTTGAGAGCTGGCACGAGTGACCAAAACTGCGAAGACGGGGGCGCTACTTCCGGGCCAATCGCTGGTCACAGGGACGACAAAGCGCGGCGTTCAAAGAAGGACAACCTGAATACCCTCACAATGCCAAAAAACCTGTACGATTCAAGCAAGCCCAGCAATCGTACACAGGTAATGCACATcgaaacattaaaaaaaaaaaacaatattaaGACAGAAAGCAAACTATCTAATGCTTGATGCAGGATCACTCTAACTTGGAGATCACTGGCAACAGGGAGCGAGCAATGCTCGAAGAGCTCCTAAAACAGGAGCACAGAAAACATCTGTTCAGTTATTCACACAATGAAGATATTCGCAGCGTCAGTTCGTGCTCAGCCGGATCGGAGGCTTTTGAAGGTACAGTATTGTTTTCCTCTCGTTTTAAGCAAGTGACACGCGTGTGTACCATGTCTATGCAGATAATGGGGCCTTAACCCGTTAGAACCACGTTTTCGGAAAACTAGTCCTCGATACACTAGTTTCGATACACTAGTCCTTGATAATAGCATCTGGAAAAAAAGAGTGAGGCCAAATGTCCCCAAGGGTCCATCTGTTCTTTCAAAGCGCATACAGAAAGCTTAGTAACGATGGTTATATGTGCAactcacgacctactagattataacgaccatgtcgtaatcggcgacccctatgaggagcctgtccgcatgatccactaggggcgctactcatcggcccacaagatctacatcgtgattggacgatggaaatttgaattttgaacgcgcagaagcggacgtacgactaccgtagcagacgacagcaacagcttttATGAAAACgcatagaatgatgatgataatcaactttagaaagaagcatcttcCTTAGGACATGCagcgcttgtacaaaaatactaaggtaagctgaagtacaaagtattgctaATTTGCAATTGCAATTTCTGCAATAGCAGAAactgaggaagcaataaccgggccgatgagtagcgccaccgctagctaggaaaggggtgcctatgacacggccgttataatctagtaggtcctGCTGCAACTTAACTTTTTTCTTCTGCATAGAGATAACTGAAGGACACGAATGTCAGTGTTATGCGCATAAATATGGCACTTGCACGCTGACCCTTAGGCATCCGAGGCATGCGATGAGTAATCATGTACCAGGTGCAGGTAGTGTGCTGGCTGGTGGAGACACAACCATTGCTGCCACCTGGGGCGGGTCGAGCACCCAGGAAAACCTGGAGGACGATGACGAAGCTCCAGAGAACGGTGCTCAGGAATCTGAAGGTGTGCTGGCGCACAGTCTAGCGAATATTTTCATGGACCGTGAGTTTTTGTATGAATGTTGATTTGTTTGTTTCTGCAGGGAGTCACAGCGATCATGAAACGAATGCTGCTCCGCCCGAAACAGTGGCCCAGTCGACGAGGGATCGCAGCATATCTGAGTCAAATCTATCTTACGGGCGTGCAGATAACACCCGACTTGCTCGTAGTCTGTCGAAGGGTGTGTACtctgtgattgattgatttgtaaaagaaaaaaaaatggagatgttagtctcgagccactcgggactggctactccaggacgcgttattcagaaaagaaagggatactacacaaatctatacactttgaaacggaatggaaacgGTATGggtgaaaacatcaccacaaaacttggcagtgtgtgtgtgttacactACGTCAGTACGTCAAACTGATTTGCTTTCGTCTGTAGCATCTTGTTGGCTCCTTCAAAGCGCATGCAAAGGTCCTATCCTGTgttataagtagagcctgaagttttctggaaatattttttttctaaattttgggggtaaaaatcgggtaaataaacgtatGCTCTAAATtaatgcgaattcgggtggaaaaacttccagtatgttaaattcggggagaaatctggctcagttactcaaacgaactgtactggtgtggtacagacggtgatgtaactgcattcgctgccaaacaagttagtgtgcattcctacggaTGTCTCATTGAGGGcgatttgccgggtaaaaatcgggtttaacccaaaaacgTCAGGCTCTCGTTATAAGCGTCGTCTCGGTGATCTCATTATAGGTAGCACCACTGGGCAGGTGCCACAGTGCATCAACTCTGCTACCAGCTGGCCTATTAAGCAGACCACAGCAAGTGCCCAACCTGCTAGTCTTCAAAATGGAATGGTACTGTTAGCATTTGATGTTCTTTATGGTAAAAACGACGAAACGGCAGGGAGCAAATTTGTCTACTTTTCTAGCCGGTGCCATCGTTGATAGGTGGCAGCCCTAACAGGCTGACTAACATTCTTGCACGGAAGTATATCGTAACAACTGGAGCACATGTAAACTTGGGACTATGTGACGTTCCATTAGCTATGATCTGGTCAGTCGTGCCTGTCTGGCATTTATGTttaacagggtgtctaccaacctggaaaacagggaattgtcagggaattctgatgtgactggaaaagtcaggggattatcagggaatttggccaaaaagctgctgaagTCAGGGAGAATTACAGACAAGTGATGCCGTGATGATGCGCAGCGAATCGCGAGTGCCAACTGGTGGTTGAGTGGtgatgccgcagcaacgttaccgcgagtagcagtttgccaatacgacaagctctgaggcagaaaagtagggtagcctcactaatacttaataaatggtcagttttatgagggatctgtatcaaaatgtaggagcaggcaccaaattcccttttgtttttgtcagggaattggcttgaaatagtcagtgaaaacctggaaaagtcagggaatttgaaggctgcaatttggtagacaccctgttgcAAGTGCTGTGTCAGGTTATTGAATCTACTAGGATTAAGTTCAAGACCATGCAATATGCTTGATTAGACTGTGTAGGCTTAATTAAGATTATGGTGCGTTTGATTATGTTACACCAGGCTTAATCGGATTAGCTGGATTAGGTGTAGACTATTTTAGGACCACTACTGACTTGTTACTGTTGAACATTAACAGCAATTTGATCACACAGCTTTCCTGAACGGGGACTCTCCTTACTGTTTGCAATTACTAGTGAACCATGCAGTTGTGTGCAAAATTATCAATCTGGTAACACTGGAGCCACTTAGGTGTAGATACCTTTAGAAGGTGTGACGAAAGCTAGAAGAATACACGCCACTGTTTGCTCACTAGGGGAGAACTTAGTTTAGTAGATCTATGTGAAGCTACTTCAGGGCATTTCCGAATCTAAGTATGTATAAcatgcttctttctttcttttttttgtctcacAAAGCTCCCAGAAGAGGAAGGTCAGTACTGTGCTGAGAAACTTGGACTTACCATGCCTGCAGCTCCAAGTCTTCCCAACTGGCCACCTTTTCCACAACACCTACAGCAGCAGTTTGAGCATACGAGTGCACTTTGCAATTCAATTCTGCAAGACCAACAGGCACTAACAAGTGCTCTCCTAGCAACGTCGACCGTCAGTCTTCCAGGAGGTTGGTTAGAGTTCAGAAACGTCGTACTCAGGCTGGCTTCTTATCCGTCTTTGcccaacaagcccaaatggaTGTTTTAGCGTTCTTATCCATCACCTGTTCCTCCAGGACCAGTGCAACGCCAGCAAGGATTTGATATTCAGCAGTACTCCATCCAGCAACAGCAACAGTTGCTGCTGAGCATTATCCACTGCTATCACATCCTCAACCTTCAGCAACTGGAGATTAGTCAGCTCCAGCAGAATCTACAACACTTGAGCGTGAGTGCTTCAGCTTTTGCTGATGACCAGTTGTGGAGCGAAAGAGTGAAAACGTTTTTACGTTGCACACAGACGCGCGCGGCAGAAGACTCGCCGATGCGTGGTCCACCGGCGGGTCACTTTCAGTCTCCGGACTCCATGAATCCTTTACTTCTTGCTACGTGGTCCCCAAGTCAAGTCTCGTTCGGTGGAGTGAATATCGCGCAACAGGGGCCCGTTGTCTCACCAAGACAGCAGTCAATGCCAGACCAACGGTGTGTTCAGGGCACTCTCAACAACCAGGTGACTGCGTCTTTAGCAAATTTGCTGCTTGTTGGAGTGTGAATGTGTTTCGGAAAGCTTAAAGGGGCGGAGGcgcatagaaatcttaaggagagatgctagaaggaaaggcggggaggaggatcggaggagagcaaagaactTCAACGGGGCTCGAGGCGCAATTCCGAAAACTGTTGGCAACGCTTGCTCCGCTGCTTCAGTTGGCTTTGGATTTTGTCACTGTCTgcccctatccaggcttgtagcCAAGGCTGGTTGAGTGTGtcgtgtctgttttttttttctttctttcaaattTTAGGGTTTCATAGATTAGAGCTGTGTGTTCCTGCTCAAAAAAACCTTGTTTGCATTACGTTTGGTGTATGCTTACCGGATTGTTTTTTGCATGCGCCTCCGCAACggtagctgattcaatatggtgCTACCCTCGCCCATACATCCCAGTTTTGGAGGcttccttctagcatactccttaagatttctatgcagGGATGTGACGTTTAATATGGTTCAAAGCCTTGTTTCTTTCGTCAAGTTGTCCACCaagagccaccatgcaaaatgttTGCTCTGTGCGGTGTATTGTCGCGGCCCGATCTCTTCGCACGACGACGGCAGCTGCCGTGCCTTTCTTTTCATCTCGGCTCATGCACTTATACCAACACCACCCTGAGACAAAGCCCGATCGCTTCAGCGACGTGACGTCAcaattaagagtccgccaatcgcAACCGTTCTTTCAGCAGCCGCAGCTATGGAAACGAGCCGTTATCGGTCGCATGGGCAGCCGCTGGTAGTCGAAGAAACCCTGTGTTTCAAAATCGTCTTTGGCAATTCGCTTCGGGAGTTTGCATTGCTGCATTATCAATGACACAGAATGAAATGACGCGTTCTAGGTAGGCAGGCTTTGCCTCATGCtgggaagcatcaggtgaagcccacttttggGAGGTGTCTTTCGTATTCGGTGAATACACGTAGTCGAATATCCGGaaacccgaatattgggtatttgaTTCGCGACTCGAATACTGTGAGTGGTTCATACTCGATTTGAATTCGAGAGCTCGAATATACCGCCTCCCCCCCTCCAAAATAAGCGATTCTGTGAAATTCTGTGcgaaacgaaggattccgcgattaaTTCCGAATTCCACGAAATTttgcggaatcgcggaaaaccaaGGGCCTTATCTATGAGACAGTGCTTTTAAGACCTTTCAAGCAAGCCTGCTCTGGGAAACCGTGATTGAACATTTCTGGATGTTGGCAGGTTGTTCCTGGCACAAGGGCCAACAACTTCTGGGACAATTTCCGAAGTTATTCACGACAAAACCTCCTGTCAGGGTCAACACCCGCTGCAGGGCAGATGAAGAGCAACGAGTTGCCTGTAAACTTCCATGTGAGTCACCCTTGCATTGAAAAGTTTTGCATTAAATGTGTTCCGCAAAAATAGAataatagaatatttattttaaGTGCGCATTAACTTttaaaataaatattatattctatttttaaatttttctaTAAATTTTTATaaataattattaattaatataattaataataatataataataataagtattaataaatttttaaatattttttatttttacatttAATGTAAAACTTTAAACAATACGCAAAAAAAAACTCTAAAATGAATAGGCTTAAAGTAAATACTGGCGCATTCCACGACAGGTGCAACAGCTGGCATCTGGCGGCATTCCTGAAGCAGCGTTTGGACCCATGGAGCCTCGACCACGAGCTCGTGCATCTCGGGGTCCCGGGTATGCAGATGATATCTCAGCAATGGATAGCACCAGGTAAATTGacaaatatttatttgtttttcatgCCTCGACATTTTGTGCATTTGATGCTATGTTGTGTTTCATAGGCATCCCATGAGGCCTGTTCCCAATGCCAATGTGCAAGAACTGAGggcaacaaacaaaaaatcgaaCACTATAAAGCAAGAATCTGGAAG is a window encoding:
- the LOC135394758 gene encoding pericentriolar material 1 protein-like isoform X7, with amino-acid sequence MQRRSANADSGRRNVHQQQGQSASGVQAAVSPSAHKNTNRAHDTSGLTNRLKHLDECIEQVKSLMKNLEKSDDPNAQQHMLKLYQMLHQLNAEQASGDITNVLFNALTEREQLQARAEAPEDSEEVLTTDCFDGAPMDLRQLTFMQEDKENLMRQNAIMRKILESKAKLMELEEQRAVVSTMQKKAENKLAEARAFQEHLATSSPDMREWVSQIQQASAAGTLLPPPLESRSSRKSGAHKSHHSPQSGGASGGANEDGIDWKLDGQRSEVEQLQLRLQQLQDFRLPHGMLDQLSVDPGVDSNLGADLSDFSRERQKLERKIRDLQEQKMQVDNLLAELTVLQAVPQSPRNACGDLVQSDAVSSGEGAVRGLSVNKNALKHTSDEKRRLQDMKKSLQQLSRSVQKFDQNASLDSAFSSTDVSSVSQPVAPQPQQLPLKPKRSKSPALQSLSCKKDNLWGDFPARRHYEAEGRANEDADAALAQQGVASAAVMPAPLQAPVMASNGPMQDGSEALAEKVRQLQATRNRLQYLQDLVSSLQDEEVVPDLMPQTRGSSEERNSDNEPTHQGRGVLARANTDGKRTSDVLQKQRELLQLQEHQRSQMLLRQQLAASNRPTTTKNQLRAGTSDQNCEDGGATSGPIAGHRDDKARRSKKDNLNTLTMPKNLYDSSKPSNRTQDHSNLEITGNRERAMLEELLKQEHRKHLFSYSHNEDIRSVSSCSAGSEAFEGAGSVLAGGDTTIAATWGGSSTQENLEDDDEAPENGAQESEGSHSDHETNAAPPETVAQSTRDRSISESNLSYGRADNTRLARSLSKGSTTGQVPQCINSATSWPIKQTTASAQPASLQNGMLPEEEGQYCAEKLGLTMPAAPSLPNWPPFPQHLQQQFEHTSALCNSILQDQQALTSALLATSTVSLPGGPVQRQQGFDIQQYSIQQQQQLLLSIIHCYHILNLQQLEISQLQQNLQHLSTRAAEDSPMRGPPAGHFQSPDSMNPLLLATWSPSQVSFGGVNIAQQGPVVSPRQQSMPDQRCVQGTLNNQVVPGTRANNFWDNFRSYSRQNLLSGSTPAAGQMKSNELPVNFHVQQLASGGIPEAAFGPMEPRPRARASRGPGYADDISAMDSTRHPMRPVPNANVQELRATNKKSNTIKQESGMSASGSGSLDDTPGSRRRQPSHSACDALKSSIQAELSRLLTNNEDTGSLAVLLRQLQTMDAVTLQMTSASSQGSGGARRKVPSLVKSNVPKENSLPGSCRLPDPTQVPIQRVGSESSPDLHANAELYDPRLRTEDALSDSLLDKSPSKLQDGGSVRKKVKGRYPASCAASWPTSTRSSTERNDQTENLIPEHDKNSTAEEASAEMDLCMLRLTSFLRKNTGEEWNVDTLSHLVDSLGLLREHQQSVIGALRSCLVLEHKLVSDVEQTILTKVREAFVRDGCPPLAAWGDARPEREGETAALVPALEPTAVAKVENDVPVPLHRTKRDLQATESCDTVTADPADVPRSAGAHVDPVVLNEPVPNLPEHAESVRQEDEQEDEEDRETGPETEPEDTQDLAEADQSPAAGQDAADRNPEGDVQQDEAQGAVAGAVGGLNTGEDDPSLDNVPTKLMASEELAHAHEEPVVNGALADDGSFHEGPPPLPSAAPPSGREG
- the LOC135394758 gene encoding pericentriolar material 1 protein-like isoform X2, whose amino-acid sequence is MQRRSANADSGRRNVHQQQGQSASGVQAAVSPSAHKNTNRAHDTSGLTNRLKHLDECIEQVKSLMKNLEKSDDPRAQEELSRLTNLHQDMIQKSEHMKSLLEQFNALTEREQLQARAEAPEDSEEVLTTDCFDGAPMDLRQLTFMQEDKENLMRQNAIMRKILESKAKLMELEEQRAVVSTMQKKAENKLAEARAFQEHLATSSPDMREWVSQIQQASAAGTLLPPPLESRSSRKSGAHKSHHSPQSGGASGGANEDGIDWKLDGQRSEVEQLQLRLQQLQDFRLPHGMLDQLSVDPGVDSNLGADLSDFSRERQKLERKIRDLQEQKMQVDNLLAELTVLQAVPQSPRNACGDLVQSDAVSSGEGAVRGLSVNKNALKHTSDEKRRLQDMKKSLQQLSRSVQKFDQNASLDSAFSSTDVSSVSQPVAPQPQQLPLKPKRSKSPALQSLSCKKDNLWGDFPARRHYEAEGRANEDADAALAQQGVASAAVMPAPLQAPVMASNGPMQDGSEALAEKVRQLQATRNRLQYLQDLVSSLQDEEVVPDLMPQTRGSSEERNSDNEPTHQGRGVLARANTDGKRTSDVLQKQRELLQLQEHQRSQMLLRQQLAASNRPTTTKNQLRAGTSDQNCEDGGATSGPIAGHRDDKARRSKKDNLNTLTMPKNLYDSSKPSNRTQDHSNLEITGNRERAMLEELLKQEHRKHLFSYSHNEDIRSVSSCSAGSEAFEGAGSVLAGGDTTIAATWGGSSTQENLEDDDEAPENGAQESEGSHSDHETNAAPPETVAQSTRDRSISESNLSYGRADNTRLARSLSKGSTTGQVPQCINSATSWPIKQTTASAQPASLQNGMLPEEEGQYCAEKLGLTMPAAPSLPNWPPFPQHLQQQFEHTSALCNSILQDQQALTSALLATSTVSLPGGPVQRQQGFDIQQYSIQQQQQLLLSIIHCYHILNLQQLEISQLQQNLQHLSTRAAEDSPMRGPPAGHFQSPDSMNPLLLATWSPSQVSFGGVNIAQQGPVVSPRQQSMPDQRCVQGTLNNQVVPGTRANNFWDNFRSYSRQNLLSGSTPAAGQMKSNELPVNFHVQQLASGGIPEAAFGPMEPRPRARASRGPGYADDISAMDSTRHPMRPVPNANVQELRATNKKSNTIKQESGMSASGSGSLDDTPGSRRRQPSHSACDALKSSIQAELSRLLTNNEDTGSLAVLLRQLQTMDAVTLQMTSASSQGSGGARRKVPSLVKSNVPKENSLPGSCRLPDPTQVPIQRVGSESSPDLHANAELYDPRLRTEDALSDSLLDKSPSKLQDGGSVRKKVKGRYPASCAASWPTSTRSSTERNDQTENLIPEHDKNSTAEEASAEMDLCMLRLTSFLRKNTGEEWNVDTLSHLVDSLGLLREHQQSVIGALRSCLVLEHKLVSDVEQTILTKVREAFVRDGCPPLAAWGDARPEREGETAALVPALEPTAVAKVENDVPVPLHRTKRDLQATESCDTVTADVGSFYNFHLFQPADVPRSAGAHVDPVVLNEPVPNLPEHAESVRQEDEQEDEEDRETGPETEPEDTQDLAEADQSPAAGQDAADRNPEGDVQQDEAQGAVAGAVGGLNTGEDDPSLDNVPTKLMASEELAHAHEEPVVNGALADDGSFHEGPPPLPSAAPPSGREG
- the LOC135394758 gene encoding pericentriolar material 1 protein-like isoform X5, which codes for MQRRSANADSGRRNVHQQQGQSASGVQAAVSPSAHKNTNRAHDTSGLTNRLKHLDECIEQVKSLMKNLEKSDDPNAQQHMLKLYQMLHQLNAEQASGDITNVLFNALTEREQLQARAEAPEDSEEVLTTDCFDGAPMDLRQLTFMQEDKENLMRQNAIMRKILESKAKLMELEEQRAVVSTMQKKAENKLAEARAFQEHLATSSPDMREWVSQIQQASAAGTLLPPPLESRSSRKSGAHKSHHSPQSGGASGGANEDGIDWKLDGQRSEVEQLQLRLQQLQDFRLPHGMLDQLSVDPGVDSNLGADLSDFSRERQKLERKIRDLQEQKMQVDNLLAELTVLQAVPQSPRNACGDLVQSDAVSSGEGAVRGLSVNKNALKHTSDEKRRLQDMKKSLQQLSRSVQKFDQNASLDSAFSSTDVSSVSQPVAPQPQQLPLKPKRSKSPALQSLSCKKDNLWGDFPARRHYEAEGRANEDADAALAQQGVASAAVMPAPLQAPVMASNGPMQDGSEALAEKVRQLQATRNRLQYLQDLVSSLQDEEVVPDLMPQTRGSSEERNSDNEPTHQGRGVLARANTDGKRTSDVLQKQRELLQLQEHQRSQMLLRQQLAASNRPTTTKNQLRAGTSDQNCEDGGATSGPIAGHRDDKARRSKKDNLNTLTMPKNLYDSSKPSNRTQDHSNLEITGNRERAMLEELLKQEHRKHLFSYSHNEDIRSVSSCSAGSEAFEGAGSVLAGGDTTIAATWGGSSTQENLEDDDEAPENGAQESEGSHSDHETNAAPPETVAQSTRDRSISESNLSYGRADNTRLARSLSKGSTTGQVPQCINSATSWPIKQTTASAQPASLQNGMLPEEEGQYCAEKLGLTMPAAPSLPNWPPFPQHLQQQFEHTSALCNSILQDQQALTSALLATSTVSLPGGPVQRQQGFDIQQYSIQQQQQLLLSIIHCYHILNLQQLEISQLQQNLQHLSTRAAEDSPMRGPPAGHFQSPDSMNPLLLATWSPSQVSFGGVNIAQQGPVVSPRQQSMPDQRCVQGTLNNQVVPGTRANNFWDNFRSYSRQNLLSGSTPAAGQMKSNELPVNFHVQQLASGGIPEAAFGPMEPRPRARASRGPGYADDISAMDSTRHPMRPVPNANVQELRATNKKSNTIKQESGMSASGSGSLDDTPGSRRRQPSHSACDALKSSIQAELSRLLTNNEDTGSLAVLLRQLQTMDAVTLQMTSASSQGSGGARRKVPSLVKSNVPKENSLPGSCRLPDPTQVPIQRVGSESSPDLHANAELYDPRLRTEDALSDSLLDKSPSKLQDGGSVRKKVKGRYPASCAASWPTSTRSSTERNDQTENLIPEHDKNSTAEEASAEMDLCMLRLTSFLRKNTGEEWNVDTLSHLVDSLGLLREHQQSVIGALRSCLVLEHKLVSDVEQTILTKVREAFVRDGCPPLAAWGDARPEREGETAALVPALEPTAVAKVENDVPVPLHRTKRDLQATESCDTVTADVGSFYPADVPRSAGAHVDPVVLNEPVPNLPEHAESVRQEDEQEDEEDRETGPETEPEDTQDLAEADQSPAAGQDAADRNPEGDVQQDEAQGAVAGAVGGLNTGEDDPSLDNVPTKLMASEELAHAHEEPVVNGALADDGSFHEGPPPLPSAAPPSGREG